The Pseudomonas oryzicola genomic sequence TGACGAAGTCCTGCAGGAAGCCGACACGGTAGGCGTACATGCCGATGTGGCGACGGTAAGGCACGCCCGCCGGCAGCTGGTCACGGCCGCTGGCGAACGCGTCACGCGCCCAGGGCAGTGGCGCGCGGCTGAAGGTCAGGGCCAGGCCATGCTTGTCACTGACCACCTTGACCGCATTGGGGTTGAACACGGTTTCCGGCTCATGCACAGGCTCGGCCAGGGTGGCGATGCCAGCCTGCGGGTTCGCGGCCAGGTTGGCCGCCACCTGGTCGATGATCACTGGCGGGATAAGCGGCTCGTCGCCCTGCACGTTGACCACGATGGCATCGGCTGGCAGGCCCAGGTGTGCGGCCACCTCGGCCAGGCGGTCGGTGCCTGATTCGTGGTCGGCACGGGTCAGCAGCACTTCGGCGCCAAAGGCCTGGCAGGCTTCGACGATGCTGGCATCGTCAGTGGCGATGACCACACGGCTGGCGCCGCTCTTGCGCGCCTGTTCCCACACATGCTGGACCATCGGCTTGCCGGCGATCGGCAACAACGGCTTGCCCGGCAGGCGCGTGGAGCGCAGACGGGCGGGAATCACCACAGTGAAGTTCAGGCTCATTTGTCCAGACGCTCATCGTCGGTCAGGGTGCGCGCCTCGCTTTCCAGCATCACCGGGATGCCATCGCGGATCGGGTAGGCCAGGCCTGCGCCCTTGCTGATCAGCTCGGTCTTGTCGGCACTGAGCTTGAGCGGCCCCTTGGTGATCGGGCAGGCCAGGATATCGAGCAGTTTGGTGTCCATTGGAGCTTCCTTTAGGCCAGGTGGCCGGAAATTGAAAACGGGCTCAGGGCTTGCGCAGCAAGCGCTGCAACTGGTTGTCGAACCAGGCGCTGAAAGCCGGCGTTGGCTGTGCGTCGACAGCCAGGTACCACCAGTCGTCAGCGGCGAAGGCCCGGCATTTCACCGCGTCCTTCTCGGTCATGACCAGTGGCAGTGGCGGGCTGAAGGCCAGGCTTTCGGCGCTGAACTGCGCATGGTCGGCAAAGGGATGCGGCACCGGCTGCCAGTTTAGCCCCAGCAGGGTATTGAAGAAACGTTGCGGATTGCCGATACCGGCCACCGCATGCAGGCGTTGGCCTGCGGGGAAATGATCGAGCGCGCGGCGCTCGCCACTGCGCAAGTTGACCAGGGCGGATGGTTGCAGGCAGAAGCCGAAGCCATCGGCGCGGTCGTCGCGGCTACCGTTGAACAGCACCGCATCCGCCTCGTGCAGGCGCTCGGCCGGCTCACGCAACGGCCCCGCCGGCAGGCAGCGGCCATTGCCCAGGCCGCGGGCGGCATCGATCAGCACCAGTTCGAGGTCACGCGCCAGGCGGTAGTGCTGCATGCCGTCGTCGCACAGGATCAGGTCGAGGGGTTCGCTGGCCAGCAATGCCTGTACCGCGCGGGAGCGGTCGGGGTCGATCATCAGCGGTACGCCGCTGCGCTGCACGATCAGCAGCGGTTCGTCGCCGGCCTGCTCGGCGGGCTGGTTGGCCTGCACGCGCCATGGCAGCTGCGGCGGCTTGGCGCCATAGCCCCGGCTGACCACCCCGACCTTCAGCCCCTGCCGCCGGCAGTGCTCGATCAGCCAGAGGATCATCGGTGTCTTGCCGGTACCGCCCACGGTGATGTTGCCCACCACGATGACCGGCACCGGAGCCCGGTAGCTGGCGCTTTCGCCACGCACGAAACGCGCTCGCTTGCGGGTGACCACGCCGCGGTACAGCGCCTCCAGCGGGCGCAGCAGCGCCAGGGCCGGGTGACCGGCGTACCAGGCCGCGAGCAATCGGTCGGCGAAGGCCATCAAGGCGTACCCTGGGCCGCCTCGACCGTGGTCATGCGCAGCTGGCTGAAACCGAGCTTGCCGGCGGCATCCATCGCGGTGACTACAGCCTGGTGCGGGGTCCTGCCATCGGCGCT encodes the following:
- the lpxK gene encoding tetraacyldisaccharide 4'-kinase, producing the protein MAFADRLLAAWYAGHPALALLRPLEALYRGVVTRKRARFVRGESASYRAPVPVIVVGNITVGGTGKTPMILWLIEHCRRQGLKVGVVSRGYGAKPPQLPWRVQANQPAEQAGDEPLLIVQRSGVPLMIDPDRSRAVQALLASEPLDLILCDDGMQHYRLARDLELVLIDAARGLGNGRCLPAGPLREPAERLHEADAVLFNGSRDDRADGFGFCLQPSALVNLRSGERRALDHFPAGQRLHAVAGIGNPQRFFNTLLGLNWQPVPHPFADHAQFSAESLAFSPPLPLVMTEKDAVKCRAFAADDWWYLAVDAQPTPAFSAWFDNQLQRLLRKP
- a CDS encoding Trm112 family protein, which gives rise to MDTKLLDILACPITKGPLKLSADKTELISKGAGLAYPIRDGIPVMLESEARTLTDDERLDK
- the kdsB gene encoding 3-deoxy-manno-octulosonate cytidylyltransferase, with amino-acid sequence MSLNFTVVIPARLRSTRLPGKPLLPIAGKPMVQHVWEQARKSGASRVVIATDDASIVEACQAFGAEVLLTRADHESGTDRLAEVAAHLGLPADAIVVNVQGDEPLIPPVIIDQVAANLAANPQAGIATLAEPVHEPETVFNPNAVKVVSDKHGLALTFSRAPLPWARDAFASGRDQLPAGVPYRRHIGMYAYRVGFLQDFVSWGPCWLEQTESLEQLRALWHGVRIHVEDAIEAPAVGVDTPQDLERVRRLLEA